From one Acidobacteriota bacterium genomic stretch:
- a CDS encoding S41 family peptidase, translating into MRRFVSLLLILSVCGLSALPQTKPRAIKRVPEIEPFRIERGTSFSASTSKSEPVKQAKPFAPDRITSDVAEAIEIIRQNYVDPRKSDYDSLVKSSIEEMLHTLDPHSNYYDGAEFQELLTDQQSEYFGIGATISNYTKNGSTDTFVVATFPDSPANRAGLRFGDRIVLVNGENVSGKDSSYVRDKVRGRKGTIARVTVERSETGRLETFELRRNRVPQPSIPDAYILRPGVGYVDMSEGFNYTTAEELGVALAELKKQGMTSLVLDLRDNTGGILDQAVKVAEKFLPFGSVVVTQRGRFAIDNRTWKAADRAPETMPLVVLVDEQTASASEIVSGALQDYDRALIIGENTFGKGLVQSILSLPFGSGLTLTTAKYYTPSGRSIQRDYSHAGLYDYFNHKTTEPRAKRVEARTLTGRSVFSGDGIAPDEVVKAETLDRAQVSLLDPIFFFSKELARGNVAGLENFRISGPPKYGQRVRPIDLTVDDAVFESFSRFIESNPEWRQLLPTVRGDRAYVKLRIRYNLITAAFGTVSAKQILIENDNQVGKAIENLPRAQQLAQLAERTRQKRGRQ; encoded by the coding sequence ATGCGGAGATTTGTCTCGTTGTTGCTGATCCTTTCGGTTTGCGGTTTGTCCGCTCTGCCGCAGACCAAGCCGCGCGCCATCAAACGGGTTCCGGAAATTGAGCCGTTCCGGATCGAACGCGGGACATCGTTTTCCGCCTCGACATCGAAAAGCGAACCGGTCAAACAGGCCAAACCGTTCGCGCCGGACAGGATAACTTCGGACGTGGCCGAAGCGATCGAGATCATTCGGCAAAACTACGTCGATCCGCGCAAATCGGATTACGATTCGCTCGTCAAATCTTCGATCGAGGAGATGCTCCACACGCTCGACCCGCATTCGAACTATTACGACGGAGCCGAGTTTCAAGAACTCCTGACCGACCAGCAGAGCGAGTATTTCGGAATCGGCGCGACGATCTCCAACTACACGAAAAACGGGTCGACGGACACCTTCGTCGTCGCGACATTTCCCGATTCGCCGGCTAACCGCGCCGGTTTGCGATTCGGCGATCGGATCGTTCTGGTCAACGGAGAAAATGTCAGCGGAAAGGATTCATCGTACGTCCGCGACAAGGTTCGCGGACGGAAAGGCACGATCGCGCGTGTGACCGTCGAGCGTTCCGAAACCGGCCGGCTCGAGACGTTCGAACTCCGCCGCAACCGTGTCCCGCAACCGTCGATCCCGGATGCGTACATCCTGCGTCCCGGCGTCGGCTACGTCGATATGTCGGAGGGATTCAATTACACGACGGCCGAAGAACTCGGGGTCGCACTTGCCGAACTCAAGAAACAAGGGATGACGTCGCTCGTCCTCGATCTTCGCGACAACACGGGCGGAATCCTCGATCAGGCCGTCAAGGTCGCCGAAAAGTTCCTGCCGTTCGGAAGCGTCGTCGTCACCCAGCGAGGGCGTTTCGCGATCGACAATCGAACCTGGAAGGCCGCCGACCGGGCTCCGGAAACGATGCCGCTGGTCGTCCTCGTCGACGAACAGACCGCCTCGGCTTCCGAGATCGTCTCCGGTGCGCTTCAGGATTATGATCGCGCGCTGATAATCGGCGAGAACACTTTTGGCAAGGGACTCGTGCAAAGCATCCTGAGTTTGCCGTTCGGATCCGGACTGACGCTGACGACCGCCAAATACTATACGCCTTCCGGCCGTTCGATCCAGCGCGATTACTCGCACGCCGGACTCTATGATTATTTCAATCACAAGACTACCGAGCCGAGGGCCAAGCGCGTCGAGGCGAGAACACTGACCGGGCGCAGCGTTTTCAGCGGCGACGGCATCGCGCCGGATGAGGTCGTCAAGGCCGAAACGCTCGATCGTGCGCAGGTCTCGCTGCTCGATCCGATATTCTTCTTTTCAAAGGAACTCGCTCGCGGCAACGTCGCCGGTTTGGAGAACTTCCGCATATCCGGTCCGCCGAAGTACGGCCAGCGCGTGCGTCCGATCGACCTCACGGTTGACGACGCCGTGTTCGAATCTTTCTCGCGGTTTATCGAGTCGAATCCCGAATGGCGCCAGTTGCTTCCGACCGTGCGCGGCGATCGCGCATACGTCAAACTGCGCATCCGTTACAACCTGATCACGGCCGCCTTCGGAACCGTCTCGGCGAAACAGATCCTCATCGAGAACGACAATCAGGTCGGAAAGGCGATCGAGAACCTTCCACGCGCCCAGCAGCTTGCACAGCTCGCCGAACGAACGAGGCAAAAACGCGGGAGGCAATGA
- a CDS encoding GAF domain-containing protein, with the protein MSDAPGMFEAKLRRLVATVDVANAMTGPLTRSIEDLLKATAAQLNSEEASVLIREGEEGDLRFLSAIGKVAGHLLNMTVPAGKGIAGFVFSSGQPMAVADAGGEETFYAEVDKQTGYSTQTILATPLRYNGDVIGVLEYVNRIGEPPFAAFTPDEMDRAALFADAVASLVNAYESAKSLRDLGRAMLADDDEMGYQEVRDWLAGTRETREHREMLDLAVLIGEVASRGDGERVMCREILEAVLKFSDQKADTSFLSY; encoded by the coding sequence ATGTCTGATGCGCCTGGAATGTTCGAAGCGAAACTCCGAAGACTGGTGGCAACGGTAGATGTTGCGAACGCGATGACCGGACCGCTGACGCGATCGATCGAGGACCTTTTGAAGGCCACGGCGGCGCAGCTCAACTCCGAAGAGGCGTCGGTGCTGATCCGCGAGGGCGAGGAAGGCGACCTGCGATTCTTGTCGGCGATTGGGAAGGTTGCCGGGCACCTGCTGAATATGACGGTTCCGGCGGGTAAGGGAATCGCCGGCTTCGTGTTTTCGTCGGGGCAGCCGATGGCTGTTGCCGACGCGGGCGGCGAGGAGACGTTTTATGCGGAGGTCGACAAACAGACCGGCTATTCGACGCAGACGATCCTCGCGACGCCTTTGCGTTACAACGGCGACGTGATCGGCGTATTGGAATATGTAAACCGCATTGGCGAACCGCCGTTCGCGGCATTCACGCCGGACGAAATGGACCGGGCCGCGCTTTTCGCCGATGCCGTCGCATCGCTTGTCAATGCCTATGAATCGGCGAAATCGCTGCGGGATCTCGGCCGCGCGATGCTCGCAGACGACGATGAAATGGGATATCAGGAAGTCAGGGATTGGCTTGCCGGAACCCGCGAAACCCGGGAACACCGCGAAATGCTCGACCTCGCCGTGTTGATCGGCGAGGTCGCCTCGCGCGGCGACGGCGAACGCGTGATGTGCCGCGAGATCCTCGAAGCCGTGCTGAAGTTCTCGGATCAGAAAGCCGATACAAGTTTCTTGAGTTACTGA
- a CDS encoding S8 family serine peptidase, with protein MTAVTGFETNRFGSITTYFQIDDAWKSRSGRGVSVAIIDSGIDETHPELVGKVKESVIARADNKRVVFEPTDSGDSAGHGTACAGIISKIAPDAELYSIKVLGAGGLGDGQSFLAGLEYAIKMRCRIINLSLGTTKPQFFAPLHDLLDRAYQAGCIVVAAANNLPQPSFPSVFSSSLISVSKSTDTDPFHFGFKYGEIIELTAPGVNIRTAWPGGAHKSLTGNSFACPHIVAIIALLVETYPNLTPFQVKSALYAIAEENQANAAPVAAENS; from the coding sequence ATGACCGCAGTCACGGGATTTGAAACAAACCGGTTCGGTTCGATCACGACGTATTTTCAGATCGACGATGCGTGGAAGTCGCGCAGCGGTCGGGGTGTGTCGGTCGCGATTATCGACAGCGGGATCGATGAAACGCACCCGGAACTGGTCGGAAAGGTGAAGGAATCCGTGATCGCGCGGGCCGACAACAAACGCGTTGTCTTCGAGCCGACCGATTCCGGCGACTCGGCCGGCCACGGCACCGCGTGCGCGGGGATAATTTCGAAGATCGCGCCGGATGCGGAACTTTACAGCATCAAGGTCCTCGGAGCCGGCGGACTGGGCGACGGCCAATCGTTTCTCGCCGGACTCGAATACGCGATCAAGATGCGCTGCCGCATCATCAACCTGAGTCTCGGCACGACGAAACCGCAGTTTTTCGCGCCGCTTCACGATCTTTTGGACCGCGCTTATCAGGCGGGCTGCATCGTCGTTGCCGCCGCCAACAATCTGCCGCAGCCTTCGTTTCCGTCGGTTTTTTCGTCGTCGCTGATCTCGGTGTCGAAGTCGACCGACACGGATCCGTTCCATTTCGGATTCAAGTACGGTGAGATCATCGAGCTGACGGCGCCGGGCGTCAATATCAGGACGGCCTGGCCGGGCGGCGCGCATAAGAGCCTTACGGGAAACAGCTTCGCCTGTCCGCATATCGTCGCGATCATCGCACTGCTCGTCGAGACATATCCGAACCTGACGCCGTTTCAGGTAAAATCGGCCCTATACGCGATCGCCGAAGAAAATCAGGCGAATGCGGCTCCGGTTGCCGCTGAAAACTCCTGA
- a CDS encoding insulinase family protein, producing the protein MNFRLQPLDLEEYKLPNGLRVVFNKDDAIPVVSVAVYYDVGSRNEREGRTGFAHLFEHMMFQGSENVPKAAHFQYIMKVGGTMNGTTSSERTNYYETLPASELPLALWLESDRMRSLAVTQENLDNQREAVKEEKRLRYDNQPYGEVFDLINTMVFRNFSNSHSTIGSMEDLDEATVEDVQEFFRTYYAPNNAVLVLSGAFKTDEAKSLIEKFFGSIPAQEKPVPVDVSEPEGVAENYREYEDQLAPLPAFLFGWKIPPRRTPEFFALFLAGKLLYDGESSRLYQKLVKGDESVIQLFGFTDERRGPSSIFIGAIPKPERDLSQIREIIMEEIQDLARNAPSAAEMQKLANQLINDTIRVRQSSMARAQQIAEFALYDGSPELINSELDELLAVSADQIRDAVAKYLETENRTLLDVLTKAK; encoded by the coding sequence ATGAATTTTCGGCTTCAGCCTCTTGACCTCGAAGAATACAAACTCCCAAACGGTCTGCGCGTCGTTTTCAACAAGGACGACGCGATCCCGGTGGTTTCCGTCGCGGTGTACTATGACGTCGGCTCACGAAATGAACGCGAGGGCCGCACGGGGTTTGCGCATCTCTTCGAACATATGATGTTCCAGGGTTCCGAGAACGTCCCGAAAGCGGCGCATTTTCAGTACATTATGAAGGTCGGGGGAACGATGAACGGGACGACGTCTTCGGAGCGTACGAATTATTACGAAACGCTGCCGGCAAGCGAATTGCCGTTGGCGCTGTGGCTCGAATCGGACCGGATGCGCTCCCTCGCGGTGACGCAGGAGAACCTTGACAACCAACGCGAAGCGGTCAAGGAAGAAAAACGTCTCCGCTACGACAATCAACCGTACGGCGAGGTCTTCGATCTGATCAACACGATGGTCTTTCGGAACTTTTCGAATTCACATTCGACGATCGGATCGATGGAGGATCTCGACGAGGCGACGGTCGAGGATGTCCAGGAATTTTTCCGAACGTATTATGCACCGAACAACGCCGTGCTTGTGCTTTCAGGCGCGTTCAAGACCGATGAGGCAAAATCGCTGATCGAGAAATTCTTCGGTTCGATACCCGCGCAGGAGAAGCCGGTGCCGGTGGATGTCAGCGAACCGGAAGGCGTCGCCGAGAATTATCGCGAATATGAAGATCAACTCGCGCCGCTGCCGGCGTTCTTGTTCGGATGGAAGATCCCGCCACGGCGCACGCCCGAGTTCTTCGCGCTTTTTCTCGCGGGCAAGCTGCTTTACGACGGCGAGAGTTCGAGGCTCTATCAGAAACTCGTGAAGGGCGACGAGTCTGTGATCCAGTTGTTCGGCTTTACCGACGAACGACGCGGACCGTCATCGATCTTCATCGGTGCGATCCCGAAACCGGAGCGCGACCTTTCGCAGATCCGCGAGATCATTATGGAGGAGATCCAGGATCTTGCGCGCAACGCTCCGTCGGCCGCCGAAATGCAGAAGCTGGCAAACCAACTGATCAACGACACGATCCGCGTGAGACAGTCTTCAATGGCGCGCGCGCAGCAGATCGCCGAGTTCGCGCTGTACGACGGCAGCCCCGAACTGATCAATTCGGAGCTCGACGAACTTCTCGCAGTATCCGCCGATCAGATCCGCGACGCGGTCGCCAAATATCTCGAAACCGAAAATCGAACGCTGCTCGACGTCTTGACTAAGGCCAAGTGA
- a CDS encoding insulinase family protein, with protein MQDSEEFRKTAPAPLAPRSFNIAQPFETVLPNGLRVVIFEDRRLPLVSLRLVFLAGDAYEPKDAIGLNSAVASMLTEGTESHSSRSLAEEVERLGASLVASSGSDNTRVSASCLSPYLPDILRLMEEVVLKPSFPQSELDLFKQNSIEGLKFQRSQASFLAMEQVARIIYGRHPYSIVSPSAEDIEKIDRNALAEHHARILIPNNAILIVVGDVEREDFLAQINERFGSWTEGERPSNEFPAVPKRDSRTLTIVDRKGSTQANIVLALPGIKRDHPDFFPVLVMNQILGSGASSRIFMNLREEKGYTYGAYSKFDMKRLGGEFEATAEVRTAVTGDSLREFFFELNRIRDERVAEVELRDAVNYLTGVFPIRAETQEGLTNLIVQQKIYGLPDDYLQTYRENVASVTVDDVERVARTHIRPDEIAIVVVGDAEAILPQVRGYADEVEIFDTEGQSVPVENYGRPVEAPAADLSGKWTLSVDFQGQKFPVDLVLQQDGAAISGKLESMLGEGKIEGGKVAGSSFSAVAVAAMQGRSVEMAISGILEDEKLTGSLNVPMMPDALSFIGVRA; from the coding sequence ATGCAAGATTCAGAAGAATTTCGAAAAACCGCTCCCGCGCCGCTGGCGCCGAGGTCCTTTAATATTGCGCAGCCGTTCGAGACGGTTCTGCCGAACGGTCTGCGGGTAGTCATCTTCGAAGACCGGCGGTTGCCGCTCGTCAGTTTGAGGCTCGTCTTTCTCGCCGGCGACGCCTACGAACCGAAGGATGCGATCGGGCTCAATTCGGCCGTTGCGTCGATGCTCACCGAGGGAACCGAGTCGCATTCCAGCCGCTCGCTTGCCGAAGAGGTCGAACGCCTCGGAGCGAGTCTCGTAGCGAGTTCGGGGTCGGACAATACGCGGGTTTCGGCGTCGTGCCTTTCGCCGTATCTGCCGGACATCCTGCGCCTGATGGAAGAGGTCGTCCTGAAACCCTCGTTTCCCCAGAGCGAGCTCGATCTTTTCAAGCAGAACTCCATCGAGGGGCTGAAGTTTCAGCGCTCACAGGCATCGTTTCTGGCGATGGAGCAGGTCGCGCGGATCATCTACGGCCGGCACCCGTATTCGATCGTTTCTCCGTCAGCCGAGGATATCGAGAAGATCGACCGCAACGCGTTGGCCGAGCATCACGCGAGGATCCTTATACCGAACAACGCAATTCTGATCGTTGTCGGCGACGTCGAGCGCGAAGATTTTCTGGCGCAAATAAACGAGCGGTTCGGATCGTGGACGGAAGGCGAGAGACCGTCGAACGAATTTCCGGCAGTTCCGAAACGCGATTCGCGGACGTTGACGATCGTCGACCGCAAAGGCTCGACGCAGGCCAATATCGTGCTCGCGTTGCCCGGGATCAAGCGCGACCATCCGGACTTTTTCCCGGTTCTGGTGATGAACCAGATACTCGGTTCCGGCGCTTCCTCGCGGATCTTTATGAATCTCCGCGAGGAAAAAGGCTACACGTACGGCGCCTATTCGAAGTTTGATATGAAACGGCTCGGCGGCGAGTTCGAGGCGACGGCCGAGGTGCGCACGGCGGTCACCGGCGATTCTCTGCGCGAGTTTTTCTTTGAACTAAACCGCATTCGCGACGAGCGCGTCGCCGAGGTAGAACTTCGCGATGCGGTCAACTACCTGACGGGAGTCTTCCCGATCCGTGCCGAAACGCAGGAGGGGCTGACGAATCTGATTGTCCAGCAGAAGATCTATGGCCTTCCGGATGACTACCTGCAGACCTATCGCGAGAACGTCGCGTCGGTGACGGTGGATGACGTCGAACGCGTTGCGCGAACGCATATCCGTCCGGACGAGATCGCGATCGTCGTCGTTGGTGACGCGGAAGCGATTCTGCCGCAGGTTCGCGGGTACGCCGACGAGGTCGAGATCTTCGACACCGAAGGCCAATCGGTGCCGGTCGAGAATTACGGTCGTCCAGTCGAGGCGCCGGCGGCCGACCTGAGCGGAAAATGGACGCTTTCGGTCGATTTTCAAGGGCAGAAGTTTCCGGTCGATCTCGTTCTTCAGCAAGATGGCGCGGCGATCAGCGGAAAGCTCGAATCGATGCTCGGCGAAGGGAAGATCGAAGGCGGCAAGGTAGCCGGCAGTTCGTTCTCGGCGGTGGCCGTCGCCGCGATGCAGGGCCGGTCGGTTGAGATGGCGATCAGCGGTATTCTTGAAGATGAAAAACTGACCGGAAGTCTGAATGTGCCGATGATGCCGGATGCGCTGAGTTTCATCGGTGTTCGCGCTTAG
- a CDS encoding YegP family protein, with amino-acid sequence MAGKFEIKQSANGKFHFNLKAGNGQVILSSEMYESKSACTNGIESIRKNGGDASRFEKRNNSKGEPYFILKSGNHQEIGRSEYYSSDSACQNGIDSVMKNAPDAEVVDTTVA; translated from the coding sequence ATGGCAGGAAAATTTGAGATCAAGCAATCAGCAAACGGAAAGTTTCACTTCAACCTGAAGGCCGGAAACGGTCAGGTCATTTTGTCGAGCGAAATGTATGAATCGAAATCGGCTTGCACGAACGGCATCGAATCCATTCGCAAAAACGGCGGCGACGCCAGCCGCTTCGAAAAGCGCAACAATTCGAAGGGAGAGCCGTATTTCATCCTGAAATCGGGCAATCATCAGGAAATCGGGCGCAGCGAATACTATTCATCCGATTCGGCTTGCCAGAACGGCATCGATTCGGTGATGAAGAACGCTCCCGACGCCGAAGTCGTGGACACCACCGTCGCTTAA
- a CDS encoding helix-turn-helix transcriptional regulator, giving the protein MAFKNDSMINTIELGRAIKRRREELGLSLRDVADVTAVSASTLSRIENGTGKPDADNIARLTGWLDMPVDRVMKKQGNGDEVEAVVYYPHEATPEIVEAHLRADKNLTPETANALSELFRVAYSQFSKQRD; this is encoded by the coding sequence ATGGCATTCAAAAACGACAGTATGATCAACACGATCGAGCTCGGACGCGCGATCAAACGCCGGCGTGAAGAACTCGGATTGAGCCTTCGCGACGTCGCCGACGTGACCGCGGTCTCGGCCTCGACGCTTTCGCGAATCGAAAACGGAACGGGCAAACCCGACGCCGACAACATCGCGCGGCTCACGGGCTGGCTCGATATGCCGGTCGACCGCGTGATGAAAAAGCAGGGAAACGGCGACGAGGTCGAGGCGGTCGTCTATTACCCGCACGAGGCGACGCCCGAGATCGTTGAAGCGCATCTGCGCGCCGACAAGAATCTGACGCCCGAAACCGCAAACGCGCTGTCGGAACTCTTTCGCGTCGCATATTCGCAGTTCAGCAAGCAACGCGATTGA
- a CDS encoding carboxypeptidase regulatory-like domain-containing protein, translated as MRVFKKSLKFFAAVLVSASAFLLFSNGTLANNISWFLSPSDPFNQNWSITSSITTDDNWDNVMSIIGYRGDDLTASTGTDPQTILADGAATPVDVIANQSNPNTNNTGGVAEFDGIANPTVALQGSGTADAPHLVIRLNKKSCPDTKFVSISYKVRDIDGSADNAVQPVALHYRVGDTGSFINLPEAFIPDATDPNTATKETSVYATLPHIPLGQDLIFLRIMTANAAGNDEWVGIDDISIGCFAPTSASVPVGGRVVRGKSQGVSRATVLITDEYGGQISVRTNAFGYYRFDSVPAGETYTVRVVGKGFATDPQLITVNQAIENLDFVVD; from the coding sequence ATGCGTGTGTTTAAAAAGAGTTTGAAGTTTTTTGCGGCAGTTCTCGTTTCAGCCTCGGCGTTTCTTTTGTTTTCAAACGGAACGCTGGCGAACAATATCTCCTGGTTCTTGTCGCCGAGCGACCCGTTCAACCAGAACTGGTCGATCACGAGTTCGATCACGACCGACGACAATTGGGACAATGTGATGTCGATCATCGGTTACCGCGGCGACGACCTTACGGCATCGACGGGAACCGACCCGCAGACAATCCTTGCCGACGGGGCCGCGACGCCGGTCGATGTTATTGCCAATCAGTCAAATCCGAACACCAACAACACCGGCGGAGTCGCGGAATTTGACGGCATCGCGAATCCGACCGTTGCGCTTCAGGGTTCGGGAACGGCCGATGCTCCGCATCTCGTCATCCGCCTCAACAAGAAGAGTTGTCCGGACACGAAATTCGTCTCGATCAGCTACAAGGTCCGGGACATTGACGGTTCCGCCGACAACGCCGTTCAACCGGTCGCTCTTCACTACCGGGTCGGCGACACCGGGAGTTTTATCAACTTGCCCGAGGCCTTCATCCCAGACGCGACCGATCCGAACACGGCGACCAAGGAAACTTCCGTATATGCAACGTTGCCGCATATTCCGCTCGGACAGGATCTGATCTTTTTGCGGATTATGACCGCCAACGCCGCGGGCAACGACGAATGGGTCGGGATCGACGACATCTCGATCGGGTGTTTCGCGCCGACCTCTGCAAGCGTCCCGGTCGGCGGCCGCGTCGTTCGCGGCAAGTCACAGGGAGTTTCGCGCGCGACCGTTCTTATCACGGACGAGTACGGCGGCCAGATTTCGGTTCGGACGAATGCGTTCGGATACTACAGGTTCGACAGCGTTCCTGCCGGCGAGACCTACACCGTCCGCGTTGTCGGTAAGGGGTTTGCGACGGATCCGCAGTTGATAACGGTCAACCAAGCGATCGAAAATCTGGACTTCGTCGTGGATTGA
- a CDS encoding carboxypeptidase regulatory-like domain-containing protein — protein sequence MSRSIWSFVTFCRGVIFSLGVLLCLAIFGGVANAQLCTLTAGGATYTIPTVSHYDATQTSNFTGVGTGDYLFEDGWWFRVSGDTQEFFFPAPTTTTCAGANGTITWSNVSSRGLFSATNTLNLTSAAVNTGKLTLTMSITNLSAVNPLTISLFHGADFDVNGSAGTDNATLLFPNTHHSITDTTAGFAQYRAFNPAATATLVRPFGATTDVFGLLGNAVVNNFDNSGIPATNVDYTGGFQWDLVIPGSGSASVSVILTGNDVVTAAGAAVSGRVLTPGGAGVRNATVTLTDSQGVTQTARSTTFGYFRFEDVRVGETYVLGVESKRYSFTPRTLEIQDEVTGLDVTADSER from the coding sequence ATGAGTAGAAGTATTTGGTCGTTTGTTACGTTTTGTCGCGGAGTGATCTTTTCGCTTGGCGTTTTGCTGTGCCTGGCGATTTTTGGCGGCGTTGCCAACGCCCAACTCTGTACACTCACAGCGGGTGGTGCAACCTACACCATCCCGACGGTGTCGCACTATGACGCCACGCAAACCTCAAACTTCACCGGAGTCGGCACCGGGGACTATCTGTTTGAGGATGGCTGGTGGTTCCGGGTATCGGGAGACACGCAGGAGTTCTTTTTTCCCGCTCCCACGACAACGACTTGCGCCGGTGCCAACGGCACCATCACGTGGTCGAACGTTAGTTCACGTGGCCTGTTCAGCGCGACAAATACGCTGAATCTGACAAGCGCAGCCGTCAATACCGGGAAGCTCACTTTGACGATGTCGATCACGAACTTGAGCGCGGTCAACCCGCTCACGATAAGCCTTTTCCATGGGGCGGACTTTGACGTGAACGGTTCGGCCGGCACCGACAACGCGACTTTGCTGTTCCCGAACACCCACCACAGCATTACGGACACAACCGCCGGTTTTGCGCAGTACAGAGCATTCAATCCAGCCGCTACCGCGACCCTGGTTAGGCCGTTCGGCGCAACCACCGACGTGTTCGGCTTGCTGGGCAACGCGGTTGTTAACAATTTTGACAATTCGGGGATTCCGGCGACCAACGTTGATTATACCGGAGGATTTCAGTGGGATCTCGTCATCCCAGGCAGCGGTTCCGCTTCGGTGAGTGTAATTTTGACCGGAAATGACGTCGTGACGGCGGCGGGCGCAGCGGTTTCCGGTCGCGTTTTGACGCCCGGCGGCGCCGGCGTGAGAAACGCGACCGTGACGTTGACCGACTCGCAAGGTGTTACACAAACGGCGCGTTCGACGACCTTCGGTTATTTCAGGTTCGAGGACGTTCGGGTCGGCGAAACTTACGTTTTGGGTGTCGAATCAAAGCGGTACAGTTTCACACCGCGCACCCTTGAGATCCAGGACGAGGTAACCGGACTTGATGTCACCGCTGACTCAGAGCGGTGA